The following is a genomic window from Oscarella lobularis chromosome 2, ooOscLobu1.1, whole genome shotgun sequence.
CGCATCGTACGACGTTTCCTGGCACAAAAAGCAcggaaaaacgtttcaaaGACTATCTCTAAAAGTTTACGTTTCATTGCAGTGCCAGGTCCCTGAATATATCAGTGTTTTCAACACATGGGCGTTTACTACGTGAAAAGTTTGTACAAACACATAGTAAGCGCCCACCCCCCTTTTCTGGACGAAAGTTCTACAAACGTCCATGGGCGTTTACTCGGTAGTTTACGGTAAGCCCATTTCTTCATGTTTGATGGCCCTGACGTAAATCTTAGACTCCAGAGCGACGTTTGACTTTCTTAGAAACAGATACCTTGATCCATAGTACCGCCTTCCTCTAATCTGTACTTGCATGCAACGTAGTGGTTtaaatttgacgacgacgtcgtctctgcGTGTAAAGTCAGCGAGGCAGTGGAAAGCAACTACGGCGGAACTACTGTAGGCGGGGATCTCCATACGTCAAAATTTAAAAGGAATTTCGTTTCTGTTCGTGTAGcaagaatttcttctgagTCGAAGTTTCACCAGTGCTTACATGCTGGTTTACGTTCGAGAATCGGCTATCGGCGCGTTTGCGTTCATTCCGCTGTCTATTTTTTTACGTTTCTCTTCGTATAGATTCGATTCTGGCTCCTGTTCTGGAATCTGACATACCTGTTGCTCTTACAGAAGCTCttgcagaagaaaagtcCGCGTGATTGCTttaaaaattatgacgtcatttgactGTCGTTTTTTTAAGGAAACTTGAAGAACAGCGACGAAAGgacaaaagagaagatcACCTTTATCTCAACGTCGAAGTACGGAACAAGAACGCATAGCGACTAACACTTGGGTTCCTAACAGCTTTCTCTCTTATATAAAGGTGCTGACTACTGGTACATTTCACAGTCATCAAGGATACGAATTATTTGATATACGAGACAACAACGCGATGTATGAAGACACAAGTCGTCTATTCATTGTTCACGCTTGTGTTTTTGTCCTCTTCAGagccttcaaatttctcaaaACAACGCCGTTTATTGAAGTCCAAGAAGAAATAACAAAGAAAATGGTGCGTATAAGAACTACTCACCTTTTACGCTTAGcgcgtcgctcgttttctcgctGCAGGGCTACAAACCCGGCGAATTGAGACTATGGCTCATTCTACCGCGCCAAAATTCCACGCACAGACCGTCAGCCGTTTCGCCGCAGCAAAGGAACGACGCTGTACGTTCTCACGCGTTCTACTAGTCGAATTCTTCTTATGCACGCGACAGATTACATCCATGATATGCAGTGCCGTGGACGGTACCGTATTTGCCGAGACACTGTCACCAGGTATGTGCTTCGTTGATACTAGCCCCTTCGCTCGTAGAGGAAATTTTCTAGACATCGGTGCCGATCAGCTACCGGAGTATGACATCTCAAGTAAGCCGCTGATGTCTTGTGGCGCTATCTACGCcaacgtcatctttttcagCCGACAATCTCCTGTTCTTCAAGTGGTATAACCCAATGACAGGTATCCTGTCGTTCGTAACTTTCTTTCCTGTTCCCGCTGGAACGAAATTCGGTGAGCCATTATGAACggcacagaaaaaaatgaccaaTTGGACGTACGGTGTAGGTGACCTGGCTCCGGCCTTGTGCTCGTCCGTCGGTCTCCCAGAACAAACGCCTCTAAAATTCTACGAAGTATGTCTTCTGAATTGAATTCCTGAACAAAAACCACCGTCTCGTTTTATAGGAAGTATCTCAGGGTGTCGTGGAATTGATCGAACCTAGCACGTCTGTTTCCGAGGTAACAAAGCTTTGCATTTGGTTTGAGCGACTGCAATTATAACGGCGTGCGTAGGAGAACGAGTTTCAAGACGGAGACATCATTTGCTTTCAAAAATCGTAagagacgtcatcgtttAGCGTTCAGCGCGTAATTGCTCGACGAAACAGCGTTGACCCCTCCTCCTCGCCTTCTGGTTTTCCTGCAACGGTCGAAGACTATTTTCGGTGAGACGAAACGATCATTTATTAAATTTCAGCGTGACTTATTTTCTCGAAGGGAACTGGACACTCAAATCACAGTCACCTTCCACGACGCCACGACGCCCGGCGACATCGGCAGCTTTTCCCTCGACCTTTCGTATCAGCTGAATTATGCCCAAGTTCGCCAAGCCAGTAAATATTGCTTCACTTGATTCGCTTTCTGTTGTAGATTGCTAGCCACGTTGGGACCTATCTGGGTGTTGACCCAATGCATCTCCAATTCATACAGCCCAACCCGTAAGTGCGGTTGTAAGTGTCTCTCGGACACGCGCTTTCACTGTACATTACTGCAGTACGAGGCCCAATTGTGCCGGTCACTCGCTACGATCCTCGTTTTCTGGCACTCTCAAAGATTTGGTTTCCATGACGACACGTTTGCAGCTGCCCAGCGTGTTGTTTTATCAGAAGGTTTTTTTAACTGAACTCTCTCTCCCCGCTTTTATTGACGCTCTCTCCAGATCCCTATGCGAATTGACGAGTTTGAAACGAAGCGTCAGGTTCACTGCTTGTTCTACGGAAAGGGATTTAAGGaaacggtaagaaaaaatcgttagAATGACGCCGCTatctcgtttcttttgagAAACAGGAGCTCCTTTTGTTCGTCGATATTGATTCTACGATtcgcgacgtcatttcgactGCAAAGGCGCAGGTAAACGTCTTTCTGAGAAGTAAAATAAAACCGGGGATGAATAATAATGATGTTCTAGCTGCTTTCGGAGCATAACTGTGAAATCAAGACCACTTTGCGGCAAGACCCTTGTTTCTTCGATTCTCCTCCACTTGTAACTACTGCGTTTTTTAGAATGTTGGACATCGTCAACTCGAGAGTTTTCAACATCTATTCAGAAGACGGTATAGCGGATGCTCTGCCCACGAACAAAGTCGCCAGACTCGAAGTTCTATATATAACTAAAACAGTTTGCCCTAAGAAAAtgcgatttcttttcgagGTGGTACCACCAGACGAAATGGTTCTCGGTGACGACGAACttctcgttgccgtcgctcaTTTTCATAAAGTAAGTGTTTGTACTATTCAAAAATCCGTCTCtaactcttttttttcgaaggAAACCTTCCAAACGTTTGGAGCTCCGTTCTGCATGAGAGTGAAAGACGTAATTATATAAACACGATAGCTCAAATTTAGCGCATCTATTTTGGTCTGTAGCGAGAGCCGCTGTCGGCAGTATTAGAGCGAATACGGTCGCGACTGGAGCTTTCGCAGAAAGACTTCGAGAAGGTAATTCTGTTTATACTGCACAGCAGATTACTAATCCTCAAAAATTCCTCAGTACAAAGTAGCGCTAGTCAGAAATGGCGTAGCAACGTACTATGAAGAAAGTACGTTGAAATCGTCATTTTAAGTGTAAACCGTTATTTATATTCGTGCAGGTGATGGTGAAGAGATTATTAGACTGTCAGACTTCAAACTGTCAAGTAGCCTTAGCTATCCAAGTAAGCAAAAAAGTGGTTACACAAGCCTTTTTGATTGGAAAACGGTATCTTCTCAAAAGGATGCGTACTGGGCCACATGCCCTGGATCGGACTGGATCACGTCAATAGGAATCCAAAGCGAAACCGACTATTTCTGGAAAAAGCTATTAAAATATTCAATTAAATGAAGCGGCGAGCGGAGCTGCTCAGCATGCAGTACAGTACGTTGCCCGACAGTGTGAGACAATGACAGCAGTCTTTATTGTGAAGGAAATTGAGTGACGACAAACTTAGAGATATATGAAACAGATGGAGCAAGAGTACATGCAAACAAAGGCTAAGTCCCCTTCTCTACCACTGCTGGCTTTTGACGTGctcatcgatttcttttcgcaACTCCGGCTTGTCTTGCAGATACTCGTCCGCCTACGAAAAAAATATGAGGCGATTAATCAAATATTTGAGATGCGTCACGTGATGACCCTACCGTCATATCTTCGAATGACTTTTGCGCTTTTATTTCGTGGAGCTAAACGCGCAGCGAAGGTTAGCGGGGAAGATGTGTTTGATACTTCACTTCTACCTCCTTTTGCAGTTGTATCACGTTCTGCTTCGCCTGATTGATCGTCTCCTGCGCTTCGGTTTCCTAAGTAGCAAAATGTCGATTTTTCGAGCAAATGCTTTGGTTTCGTACCGCTTCCTTCTCTGCCTGGGCGATTTTCGACGATTCCTTGTCGGCGGGATACGGTACGGACAAGGCGGCGAACTGTAGACGCGCGCGAGAGAGGAAATTACGCTCGCGGCTCGTAAGAACGCTTGCGAAGCTTACTTACCTCTTTCTCGAATTTCTCTACCAAGGTCTTATCTTGGATTCTTTCTTTATAGTACGCCCAGTCGACGCGATTGCGCTCCTCTGGAAAGCCCGAGAGACTGCAGAGTCAGAGAGAACGTTCAGGGAAGATTTGCGTTCGATTGCGGCGGTCTTACGCTGCCTGTAGGGTCTCGTGCTTTGCTCTGAAGGCAGCTAGCGCTGCCTTTTCGCTCGCTGGGACACGAGAGGCGATCCTAATCCAGTCAACAGCCGCTCGTCCTACTCGACTCATCGTTGTTAGTGGTGAGCATGCGCGCAGCAAGCCAGCAACTGCAGGAGGATTATCAAACGGGAACATCTAAGCGACTTTTCGTACCATCGAAGTACGAAAACAATATCAAAGGTTTCCAGTTTGCGTTTCACGTTCTTATGCATTTGTTTGTGCGAGGTTTTACGCTAGTTTTTAGCACGCTTAGCGCACGGGCGTCGTTTCCGAGCACCCGGATACCAAACTTTGGTTCTCCGGCGAAGAAACAGAGGATGTCCGTCTCGTCCAACAAGGCGGGCAGCGAATCTGAGGACAAGGTACAATatcggcgacgttcgagcGCGGCAGCTTTCGTTTGGGATAGAGCAAAGCCGTTTTCAGGAAGCGTCCGAGGGAggagcgacgtcgcgcaaatcgacgtcaggTCCTAGTGGCAGAAAGCCGCAGAGTTCCGACTTCGAATTCGGAAAAATTCTCGGCGAAGGCTCCTATTCGACGGTAGGCGAAAAAAAATCCCTTTTCCTCCCACAACCGTAACCGAAACCGTAACAAGGTCGTCTACGCGAAAGACAAGAAAACGGGGAAGGAATACGCCAGTGAGTGATTCGTCGCCTCTCACCACTCGTCTATCTATCGTCTCGTCTCGTCTGGTTTTTATCAGTAAAGATCCTTGAGAAAAAGCACATtatgaaggagaaaaaggtcaAGTACGTCAGTCGGGAAAAGGAAGTGCTCAGCAAACTCGATCATCCTTTTTTCGTTCGACTCTATTTCACGTTTCAAGACGCCGAACGGCTCTGTATGCGGTTTCTAGATAGGGGGCACACTTCTGTGTCCGTTGTCACCTAGAGTTTATCTATATCCGCTTTGACTTTTTATAGATTTTGGGTTGAGTTTTGCTAAGAGAGGCGAGATATTGCCTTACATTCAAAGAGTAGGCTATTCAAGTTTgagtttatttatttaattgcTTTCTTGTTTAGGTGGGCtgtttcgacgtcaattgcACGCAGTTTTATACGGCAGAGATAGTACTGGCTTTGGAATATATGCACGGCTTGGGTATTATTCACCGGTGAGCGTTGTTAGAAGTCGAACTGCCTTTGTAGTTGATCAACTATAGGGATTTGAAACCGGAGAATGTTCTTCTTGACGAAAACATGCACATTCAGGTGACCGACTTTGGCACGGCTAAAATTCTAGACTCAGGTGAAAGCGACGGTGCATCAGAGGGCGAGAGTGAGATCAATCTTTATGTGAGACGACTCTAAATAACCGTCTTGCTGCAGATCGAGCCAATTCGTTTGTCGgaacggcggagtacgtgtCGCCTGAACTTCTGACCGACAAAGCAGCACAGAAGAGGTACTGTAGAAAGGAGCGAATCATTATCGAGAGTCTTTATTATATGACTTTGTTTCTCTTAGTTCTGATCTCTGGGCTTTGGGATGCATTCTTTATCAGCTGCTTGCTGGACTGCCTCCCTTTCACGCCGCGTACGTCAAACGAGCGCacgttctcgttcttgaGAGAGCGTAacgtctcgtttctttttttgcagtaaTGAGTACCAGTGCTTTCAGAAAATAACCAAACTAGATTTTATTATACCCGAAGGATTTCCGGAGGACGGCGCCGACTTGGTGCGAAAAATTCTCGTACGACCGATCAGTCAATTGTGTGTTGTGCATTCGTTACGCTGCACGCGCAGGTTATCGATCCTACCAAGCGTTTCGGATGCGAAGAGTGCGGCGGCTATCCGGCGCTGAAGGCTCACAGTTTCTACAAGGGCAAGCAGACGTTTGGGGCGGCGGAGATTTTCCGTGGAACCTTTGCTCTCATAGGAATCAAGTGGGAGACTTTGCACAAGCAGACGCCGCCGAGCATTATGCCTTAtctgccgtcgacgtcgaaagacgGCGAGTCGCTTCACAGCGACTTTCGGGTGAGACGGGAAGTGAGTGTAAAATGACGCTCGCGTCGAAGGGTCGCGTGTTTTTCTTTACAAGCCTCGGTTTGAAAGCACTGctgacgattttgacgatcATTTGCTTCAAGCCTGGGGCCTGAAGCCAATGGATCCGTCAAAACAGGGGGATAACATCGAACGGGAGAAACTGCTTGCAAAGCAGGCCAGAGAGTCGCCCTGGTAAGTATTGGCCTAGCCCGTCCACAACGCGAATGCTGAGTGCTTTGTTTGCAAGGCATCGATTCACTAACAATGAGCTGATTGTTAAGACGGGTTTAGTTGACAAAAGAAAGGTACATATTCACTCATATAGCTATGCTGGGCACGTTTGCGTGCGTGCACGTACCGTAGAAGTACTGTGGGCGTAAAGATAATACTTCTAGTTATCTGTAACTGCACGTTTGTTCTCTGTTCCAGGGTCTTTTTGCGCGGAGGCGTCAATTGATTTTGACTGACGCTCCTCATTTGTATTATGTTGACCCTGTGGCAATGGAACTGAAAGGCGAAATACCTTGGTACGCCTGTAATTGGTCTACTAAGTCATTGACTTCGAGCTGTTTTCTCTATCAGGTCATCCTCTTTGAGGACcgaaatgaaaaattttaaaatcttTTTTGTTCATACGGTAAAGATTGTGAATGTTTTATAAAGAACGCTTTTGAGCCCGGTTTTGCATAGCCAAATAGAACGTACTATCTCGAAGCAGAAGGCCAAGCGCAGGATTGGTGCAAAGCAATTGATGAGCGTCTAAGTAAGAAGGGCAAATAGTGTGCCCCGGTGGAAGGGAAAAAGAGGCAgagattcaattttttgcgcGTTTTAATCTTTTAGGCATAGGCCTTGAAAACTGATATTAATTGCTTATT
Proteins encoded in this region:
- the LOC136184025 gene encoding putative 3-phosphoinositide-dependent protein kinase 2 isoform X2, with the protein product MRAASQQLQEDYQTGTSKRLFVPSKYENNIKVFSTLSARASFPSTRIPNFGSPAKKQRMSVSSNKAGSESEDKEASEGGATSRKSTSGPSGRKPQSSDFEFGKILGEGSYSTVVYAKDKKTGKEYAIKILEKKHIMKEKKVKYVSREKEVLSKLDHPFFVRLYFTFQDAERLYFGLSFAKRGEILPYIQRVGCFDVNCTQFYTAEIVLALEYMHGLGIIHRDLKPENVLLDENMHIQVTDFGTAKILDSGESDGASEGENRANSFVGTAEYVSPELLTDKAAQKSSDLWALGCILYQLLAGLPPFHAANEYQCFQKITKLDFIIPEGFPEDGADLVRKILVIDPTKRFGCEECGGYPALKAHSFYKGIKWETLHKQTPPSIMPYLPSTSKDGESLHSDFRPRFESTADDFDDHLLQAWGLKPMDPSKQGDNIEREKLLAKQARESPWHRFTNNELIVKTGLVDKRKGLFARRRQLILTDAPHLYYVDPVAMELKGEIPWSSSLRTEMKNFKIFFVHTPNRTYYLEAEGQAQDWCKAIDERLSKKGK
- the LOC136184026 gene encoding ATP synthase subunit d, mitochondrial-like; protein product: MSRVGRAAVDWIRIASRVPASEKAALAAFRAKHETLQAALSGFPEERNRVDWAYYKERIQDKTLVEKFEKEFAALSVPYPADKESSKIAQAEKEAETEAQETINQAKQNVIQLQKELHEIKAQKSFEDMTADEYLQDKPELRKEIDEHVKSQQW
- the LOC136184025 gene encoding putative 3-phosphoinositide-dependent protein kinase 2 isoform X1 encodes the protein MRAASQQLQEDYQTGTSKRLFVPSKYENNIKGFQFAFHVLMHLFVRGFTLVFSTLSARASFPSTRIPNFGSPAKKQRMSVSSNKAGSESEDKEASEGGATSRKSTSGPSGRKPQSSDFEFGKILGEGSYSTVVYAKDKKTGKEYAIKILEKKHIMKEKKVKYVSREKEVLSKLDHPFFVRLYFTFQDAERLYFGLSFAKRGEILPYIQRVGCFDVNCTQFYTAEIVLALEYMHGLGIIHRDLKPENVLLDENMHIQVTDFGTAKILDSGESDGASEGENRANSFVGTAEYVSPELLTDKAAQKSSDLWALGCILYQLLAGLPPFHAANEYQCFQKITKLDFIIPEGFPEDGADLVRKILVIDPTKRFGCEECGGYPALKAHSFYKGIKWETLHKQTPPSIMPYLPSTSKDGESLHSDFRPRFESTADDFDDHLLQAWGLKPMDPSKQGDNIEREKLLAKQARESPWHRFTNNELIVKTGLVDKRKGLFARRRQLILTDAPHLYYVDPVAMELKGEIPWSSSLRTEMKNFKIFFVHTPNRTYYLEAEGQAQDWCKAIDERLSKKGK
- the LOC136184024 gene encoding ubiquitin carboxyl-terminal hydrolase 7-like; the encoded protein is MRAKERQKEDFSEFRNHSAPEVEQMDVDNDQQEAALPREEDVERMDEESEEENRLKGEGSLAVSVGDVDILDEDTLHSEIVWIRSLPWRLMLMPKRSHTRTKSLGIFLQCCPTEVEDIVPSTWYCHAVVEFSLERHLENQEPFSRRIEHTFCAKENDWGFPSFVSWEDMTNPDEGYLRDGALHVRARIVADAPHGIDWDSKRLTGYVGLKNQGATCYMSSLLQTLFFTTKLRKAVYLIPSEMDDHERSVAFAMQRVFYELQFNVKPVATKKLTRSFGWDTWDSFMQHDIQELCRVLLDNLEQKMIGTVVEGTIPRLFEGKMESYVKCTQVDYTSSRMEPFMDVQLNIKGKKNIFESLDDYVASETLDGDNKYDAGKLGLQEAKKGVIFIKLPPILNLHLMRFQYDVKTESNVKINDRYEFPVRLDFTKYLKEPEDVPSVYKLFAVLVHSGDYHGGHYVAYLNPSGRDQWFKFDDDVVSACKVSEAVESNYGGTTQEFLLSRSFTSAYMLVYVRESAIDSILAPVLESDIPVALTEALAEEKKLEEQRRKDKREDHLYLNVEVLTTGTFHSHQGYELFDIRDNNAIAFKFLKTTPFIEVQEEITKKMGYKPGELRLWLILPRQNSTHRPSAVSPQQRNDAITSMICSAVDGTVFAETLSPDIGADQLPEYDISTDNLLFFKWYNPMTGILSFVTFFPVPAGTKFGDLAPALCSSVGLPEQTPLKFYEEVSQGVVELIEPSTSVSEENEFQDGDIICFQKSVDPSSSPSGFPATVEDYFRELDTQITVTFHDATTPGDIGSFSLDLSYQLNYAQIASHVGTYLGVDPMHLQFIQPNPTRPNCAGHSLRSSFSGTLKDLVSMTTRLQLPSVLFYQKIPMRIDEFETKRQVHCLFYGKGFKETELLLFVDIDSTIRDVISTAKAQLLSEHNCEIKTTLRMLDIVNSRVFNIYSEDGIADALPTNKVARLEVVPPDEMVLGDDELLVAVAHFHKETFQTFGAPFCMRVKDREPLSAVLERIRSRLELSQKDFEKYKVALVRNGVATYYEESDGEEIIRLSDFKLSSSLSYPRCVLGHMPWIGLDHVNRNPKRNRLFLEKAIKIFN